From a region of the uncultured Desulfatiglans sp. genome:
- a CDS encoding conserved hypothetical protein (Evidence 4 : Unknown function but conserved in other organisms) has translation MSGKKMISFLGTSAYKAGVYVFGGRSKETRFVQAALAAIFQPSEVVVFLTQGARERNWQSPSGSEGRDGDLRLKGLEDRVRIEVPSIRFRGRDIPDGSNEEEIWAIFQEILDEVEEGDEIIFDVTHSFRSIPILALACIQYLRTLKGVKLGGIYYGAWEARRDSADGGLPEVPVFDLTPFAALMDWSQAIAEFERSGSVEAMKVFIEEEVIPRRRESRGKDAEAVQLDELSKRLARLNDSVTTCRGKILYETDFVGDIRARVEELKRLPNTLPAFYPLLERLAAKLDLLVVDSPGLSEDIRRGLGAVNWCLHHGLVQQGYTLLTETILTYFCLKGGLDWVKMENRGDVSAVLNKIGRKEPLQGHVYGDSSSLADCRSRLPETLFLDYEKLARRRNDINHSEMKQDSAKADKLKKELGTFYTGFLDYLRSCS, from the coding sequence ATGTCGGGCAAAAAGATGATCAGCTTTCTTGGAACGAGCGCTTACAAGGCTGGGGTATATGTGTTTGGCGGACGGAGCAAGGAAACGCGCTTTGTGCAGGCTGCACTCGCCGCGATTTTCCAACCCTCGGAAGTGGTGGTTTTCTTGACTCAGGGCGCAAGAGAGAGAAACTGGCAGTCCCCGTCGGGTTCGGAAGGGAGGGATGGAGACCTCCGCCTCAAAGGCCTCGAGGATAGGGTTCGGATCGAGGTCCCATCTATCCGGTTCCGTGGAAGAGATATACCTGACGGGAGCAATGAGGAGGAGATCTGGGCCATTTTCCAGGAGATCCTCGATGAGGTGGAGGAAGGCGATGAGATCATTTTCGATGTCACGCATTCCTTCAGGTCCATTCCCATCCTTGCGCTGGCGTGTATCCAGTACTTGCGAACCCTGAAGGGCGTGAAGCTCGGAGGGATTTACTATGGGGCCTGGGAGGCCCGGCGGGACTCTGCAGACGGCGGTCTGCCGGAGGTTCCGGTCTTCGACCTGACGCCTTTTGCGGCGTTGATGGATTGGAGCCAGGCCATCGCAGAGTTCGAGAGGTCGGGTTCCGTGGAGGCGATGAAAGTCTTTATAGAGGAGGAGGTCATTCCCCGCAGGCGGGAGAGCCGGGGCAAAGATGCCGAGGCGGTGCAGCTGGACGAACTGAGCAAGAGGCTTGCCAGGCTCAACGATAGCGTGACGACCTGCCGGGGCAAGATACTATATGAAACCGATTTCGTCGGCGATATACGAGCTCGCGTTGAAGAACTGAAGCGGTTGCCCAACACGTTGCCGGCCTTCTATCCCCTGCTGGAGCGTCTGGCGGCCAAGCTCGATCTGCTGGTGGTTGACAGCCCCGGGTTGAGCGAAGATATCCGACGCGGACTGGGAGCTGTGAACTGGTGTCTGCACCACGGGTTGGTTCAACAGGGCTACACGCTTTTGACCGAGACCATTCTGACCTATTTCTGCCTGAAAGGGGGGCTGGACTGGGTGAAAATGGAGAACCGGGGGGATGTCTCCGCAGTGCTTAACAAAATAGGCAGAAAGGAGCCTTTGCAGGGTCATGTATATGGAGACAGCAGTTCTTTGGCTGATTGCCGCAGCCGTCTACCTGAAACGTTGTTCCTGGATTATGAAAAGCTGGCTCGACGCCGGAATGACATCAACCATTCGGAGATGAAGCAGGATAGTGCAAAGGCTGACAAGCTCAAGAAGGAACTTGGAACCTTTTACACAGGCTTTCTGGATTATCTCCGGTCTTGTAGTTGA
- a CDS encoding conserved hypothetical protein (Evidence 4 : Unknown function but conserved in other organisms) has translation MGTDLVIRGRQIGSKELDQIRSVIARQWTQGRVAISRELCRLWNWRQENGHLKGQVCRILLRKLESKDLITLPPSKRGLANPPNRRYYVPPPEPPEVDTSPLETAIEDLPPVRLAMVRRTPHEGLWNYLVYRYHYEGFRIIVGSHLKYIAWAGDRPVACLSWXSXVFRXAARDRFIGWDPQARNRNIRHVVNNNRFLLLPWVCCKNLASHLLGLSARIIGRDWHXFYGYPAYLLETFVDQARFRGTCYKAANWTLVGETAGYAKKDNRFYEHGRKKDVLLFPLVRDFRKRLQYLGEGGVQ, from the coding sequence ATGGGTACGGATCTCGTCATTCGCGGCAGACAGATCGGATCGAAAGAACTGGATCAGATCCGGTCGGTTATCGCCCGACAATGGACTCAGGGCCGTGTGGCCATTTCCAGGGAACTCTGCCGGCTGTGGAACTGGCGGCAGGAAAACGGCCACCTCAAAGGGCAGGTATGCAGGATCCTGCTGAGGAAGCTCGAAAGCAAAGACCTCATCACCTTGCCGCCGTCGAAAAGGGGCCTTGCGAACCCGCCCAACCGGCGCTACTACGTTCCGCCGCCTGAACCGCCGGAAGTCGATACTAGCCCTTTGGAAACCGCGATCGAAGACCTGCCCCCCGTCAGACTGGCAATGGTCAGGCGGACACCCCATGAGGGATTGTGGAACTATCTGGTCTATCGGTATCATTACGAAGGCTTCCGAATCATCGTCGGATCCCACCTGAAGTACATCGCCTGGGCCGGCGACCGGCCGGTTGCGTGTCTGTCGTGGAGNTCGNGCGTATTCCGGATNGCNGCCCGGGACCGTTTCATCGGTTGGGACCCTCAGGCCCGAAACAGAAACATCCGCCATGTGGTGAACAACAACCGCTTTCTCCTGCTTCCCTGGGTCTGCTGCAAGAATCTGGCATCACATCTGCTCGGTCTTTCGGCTCGGATCATCGGCAGGGACTGGCACGNCTTTTACGGCTATCCGGCCTATCTGCTGGAAACCTTTGTCGACCAGGCTCGGTTTCGCGGAACCTGCTACAAGGCAGCCAACTGGACCCTGGTAGGAGAAACGGCCGGCTATGCCAAGAAGGACAACCGGTTTTATGAACACGGCCGGAAAAAAGATGTGCTCCTTTTCCCGCTTGTCCGTGATTTCCGCAAGCGNTTGCAGTATCTTGGCGAAGGAGGCGTCCAATGA
- a CDS encoding conserved hypothetical protein (Evidence 4 : Unknown function but conserved in other organisms), producing the protein MMNAALDLASVEDRIQQRLLARYREMMHKAIDAFVDALAEDLVSEKKMTLMDITQAISKAKPELLAAILQEFIQTKHEGILSQDLAECPICKKKIRRSVHAPRTIETLLGQATVTRPYFYCASCKHGFSPADEVLGLSSRKKQHDLQKLALEFLADLPFXRASELFFKSTGLSFSDHQMHDLFAQFAEEATAEAVIPSAAEIERRIDTVKGKGRRRPVLVAATDGAHTPTRPRGEGRDEKWGPGEYKEAKGFRLYLLDGDRIVHIASWHQVGSAEELAEALSLAASRIPHKKVRPCLVGDGAPWLWSAMQQAFPGAREVLDFYHCSEHIHALASAQYPDDPQRAFLWVESTMARLSHKGEVGAVIGGMKRMQPANEAAKESIRKTIHYLETNKNRFNYHGARRGGYAIGSGGIESANKFISHVRIKRSGAWWLVSNCNNMLKLRCALVNGTFEHLFDNHKTREKAKRLSRNA; encoded by the coding sequence ATGATGAACGCCGCCCTCGATCTGGCCTCTGTGGAGGACCGGATCCAGCAAAGACTGCTTGCGAGGTACCGTGAGATGATGCACAAAGCCATTGATGCCTTTGTCGATGCCTTGGCCGAAGACCTCGTTTCGGAGAAGAAAATGACCCTGATGGACATCACCCAGGCCATCAGCAAGGCTAAACCGGAGTTGCTGGCCGCTATCCTGCAGGAATTCATCCAGACGAAACACGAGGGAATCCTTTCACAGGACCTAGCCGAATGTCCCATATGCAAGAAGAAGATCAGGAGAAGCGTTCACGCCCCCCGCACGATCGAGACCCTGCTCGGGCAGGCGACCGTAACCCGGCCCTACTTTTACTGCGCCTCGTGCAAGCATGGCTTTTCGCCCGCCGATGAGGTGCTCGGGCTCTCTTCCCGCAAAAAACAGCACGACCTGCAGAAACTGGCCCTGGAATTTCTGGCCGATCTGCCCTTTGANCGGGCAAGCGAGCTGTTTTTCAAATCCACCGGCCTTTCNTTCAGCGATCATCAGATGCACGACCTGTTTGCGCAATTTGCAGAAGAGGCCACGGCCGAAGCCGTCATCCCCTCAGCGGCCGAGATCGAGCGGCGCATCGATACGGTAAAGGGCAAGGGAAGACGGCGTCCGGTCCTCGTAGCGGCTACCGACGGGGCCCATACGCCCACACGCCCCCGCGGCGAGGGCCGCGATGAAAAGTGGGGCCCGGGTGAATACAAAGAAGCCAAAGGTTTCAGGCTCTATCTCCTCGATGGTGATCGTATCGTGCATATCGCCAGCTGGCACCAGGTTGGAAGTGCCGAGGAACTGGCGGAGGCCCTTTCCTTGGCGGCCTCCCGGATCCCGCACAAAAAGGTCCGCCCCTGCCTGGTGGGCGACGGGGCGCCGTGGCTCTGGAGTGCCATGCAGCAGGCCTTCCCCGGCGCCCGCGAGGTCTTGGACTTCTATCACTGCTCTGAACATATCCATGCTCTGGCCTCCGCGCAGTATCCCGACGACCCGCAGAGGGCCTTTCTCTGGGTGGAGAGCACGATGGCCCGCCTTTCACACAAGGGAGAGGTGGGCGCAGTCATCGGCGGGATGAAACGGATGCAGCCCGCCAATGAAGCCGCAAAAGAGTCCATACGCAAGACCATCCATTACCTCGAAACCAACAAGAATCGCTTCAATTACCATGGGGCACGCCGCGGCGGCTACGCCATTGGCAGCGGCGGCATCGAATCCGCGAACAAGTTCATCTCCCATGTCCGGATCAAACGAAGCGGGGCATGGTGGCTGGTCTCAAACTGCAACAACATGCTCAAGCTCCGGTGCGCGCTGGTCAATGGTACCTTTGAACACCTCTTCGACAATCATAAGACAAGGGAAAAGGCTAAACGTCTTTCTAGAAACGCGTAA
- a CDS encoding hypothetical protein (Evidence 5 : Unknown function) encodes MLKSLISLKIDARFLVFTKIPTSYFNETPLFWLLQNNRSPFLGDIPGFLPWGARKY; translated from the coding sequence ATGTTGAAATCACTAATTTCACTAAAAATCGATGCCCGGTTTTTGGTATTTACCAAAATTCCAACATCTTACTTCAATGAAACTCCGCTTTTTTGGCTGCTTCAAAACAACCGGTCGCCCTTTTTGGGGGATATACCCGGTTTTCTCCCCTGGGGCGCGCGTAAATATTAG
- a CDS encoding hypothetical protein (Evidence 5 : Unknown function), which translates to MTTPRDTKTFEVHLLTPLHIGDGEELRDGLDFVRSTAGLRVISLEDLLISLRSNNAALRELGHGSFHLERFMKAYNLESAVAYTLPVRGGGSPAELRRFIKDAYGRPYLPGTTLKGAIRTALWMTLDRSALPRAKGDFRGFQRAVNALDGKDPHHDFLRFLQVSDSPGLEPEGMLEALDVRFFNLQSPDQAGWKDFGDKKTKNSWNEARGVFVEAARAGGCFVARIGLDSFFQSQTTRLAGALPDCPGIRTPQDLADAVNRHSLSIAQGEQAFFSRYGAAGAGAAKTCAEIAAAIRSLDSSSGECILRLAWGSGWKGMTGDWMSAEDLEAARREKNLGKILCPFCGREKPRRDGPGRYKCTNKNCGKTFGEAERHLFAVFPKTRRLALSPSDGTPCVPLGWVLLRPVEDRRFAGEALVTLEQAAKPPHPHGLAVPEGASDPVSAASDLQPEKAADFGPEEAVEPEKILWPAAVLVWTPNNQTLTANHEGQKAYTKSRDIVPESLHKKLFQKKKPVTADVRVEPIGNGFNILEILPQN; encoded by the coding sequence ATGACCACGCCCCGCGATACGAAAACCTTCGAGGTGCACCTTCTGACGCCTCTTCACATCGGGGACGGCGAGGAACTGAGGGATGGCCTTGATTTTGTGCGATCCACCGCCGGGCTCCGAGTGATCAGCCTGGAGGACCTTCTCATCTCCCTACGGTCCAACAACGCTGCGCTGCGCGAACTGGGGCACGGGTCTTTTCATCTCGAGAGGTTCATGAAGGCCTACAATCTCGAATCTGCCGTCGCTTACACCTTGCCGGTGAGGGGCGGCGGCTCCCCCGCTGAACTTCGCCGCTTCATCAAAGACGCCTATGGGCGGCCGTATCTCCCTGGCACCACTTTGAAAGGCGCGATAAGAACCGCCCTCTGGATGACCCTCGACCGGTCCGCATTGCCAAGGGCCAAAGGGGATTTCAGAGGATTTCAGCGGGCCGTCAACGCGCTCGATGGGAAAGATCCGCACCACGACTTTCTCCGCTTTCTGCAGGTGAGCGACAGCCCGGGACTCGAACCGGAGGGGATGCTCGAGGCGTTGGACGTGCGCTTTTTCAATCTCCAATCGCCCGATCAAGCAGGGTGGAAGGATTTTGGCGACAAGAAGACGAAAAACAGCTGGAATGAGGCGCGGGGCGTTTTTGTCGAAGCGGCCCGCGCGGGGGGCTGCTTCGTCGCCCGGATCGGCCTGGATTCCTTTTTTCAGTCGCAGACGACGCGGCTTGCAGGGGCGTTGCCGGACTGCCCGGGCATTCGCACCCCGCAGGACCTTGCGGACGCCGTCAACCGCCACAGTCTGAGCATAGCCCAAGGGGAGCAGGCGTTCTTCTCGCGCTATGGCGCCGCCGGAGCAGGAGCTGCGAAGACCTGCGCCGAAATCGCCGCGGCCATCCGAAGTCTCGATTCCTCATCGGGCGAATGCATCCTCCGGCTCGCCTGGGGGAGCGGCTGGAAGGGGATGACCGGGGACTGGATGAGTGCGGAGGATCTCGAAGCCGCTAGGCGGGAGAAAAACCTCGGGAAAATCCTCTGCCCGTTCTGCGGCCGCGAAAAACCGCGCAGGGATGGGCCGGGCAGATACAAATGCACCAATAAAAACTGCGGAAAAACCTTCGGCGAGGCGGAGAGACACCTGTTCGCTGTTTTCCCCAAGACGCGCCGCCTGGCCCTCAGCCCTTCGGATGGAACCCCCTGCGTCCCTCTCGGCTGGGTGCTTCTTCGCCCGGTCGAGGACCGACGTTTTGCAGGAGAAGCCCTGGTTACCCTCGAACAGGCAGCCAAGCCGCCTCATCCACATGGATTGGCGGTTCCTGAGGGTGCTTCAGACCCGGTGTCGGCTGCATCAGATCTCCAGCCCGAGAAGGCTGCCGATTTCGGGCCGGAAGAAGCGGTCGAGCCGGAGAAGATCCTCTGGCCTGCCGCCGTCCTGGTCTGGACACCGAACAACCAGACGCTGACTGCAAACCACGAAGGGCAGAAGGCCTATACGAAAAGCCGTGACATTGTCCCGGAGAGTCTCCACAAGAAGCTGTTTCAAAAGAAAAAACCGGTGACCGCCGATGTGCGGGTCGAACCGATTGGCAATGGATTCAATATATTGGAGATATTGCCCCAAAACTGA
- a CDS encoding putative CRISPR-associated RAMP protein, Csm4 family (Evidence 3 : Putative function from multiple computational evidences): protein MKLFRLKFRSALHVDSRGSGEPESAEEFVRSDTLSAALALAWAALFPEDAPGVFSDPPFKVSSAFPYAGSTLLFPVPAWNIWRQTDRLQPHRPKNAHEAGAQSLQIRKDLKKVRWLSRPLFEQVLQGGRIDWKEVELLPGGIAVSSKELHGTELLGSGAVPWVLSERQRVSVDRLGIPGGEGLFFFALQFFAPDAGLFFLADGAKEQDGRLRAALNFLGDQGLGADRSSGLGSFEVRSEEEFEPFAAAGKGWVTLSLYNPDPSEDLQGLTAKTAYGLTTRSGWIHQSTLGRPPIRAFTEGSYFSLRPEGRIVPMLDQTLITELSQTLNLRIGHSAPRDFRAFAVPCAEPPELMEAAS, encoded by the coding sequence ATGAAGCTCTTCAGATTGAAGTTTCGTTCGGCCCTGCACGTCGATTCGCGGGGCTCCGGGGAGCCGGAGAGCGCCGAGGAGTTCGTCCGATCCGACACCCTGTCGGCCGCCCTCGCGCTGGCCTGGGCGGCGCTTTTTCCCGAAGACGCCCCGGGGGTATTCTCCGACCCGCCGTTCAAGGTGAGTTCGGCCTTCCCCTATGCAGGCTCGACGCTGCTCTTCCCGGTGCCTGCATGGAATATTTGGCGGCAGACGGATAGGCTGCAGCCGCACAGACCCAAAAACGCGCATGAAGCCGGCGCGCAATCCCTCCAGATCCGGAAGGATTTGAAGAAGGTGCGCTGGCTCTCGCGCCCCCTCTTCGAACAGGTGCTCCAAGGCGGGCGGATCGACTGGAAGGAGGTGGAACTTCTTCCCGGCGGAATCGCCGTGTCCAGCAAGGAGCTGCACGGCACCGAACTTCTTGGCAGCGGTGCCGTACCCTGGGTGCTGAGCGAGAGGCAGCGCGTGAGTGTTGACCGCTTGGGGATTCCGGGCGGGGAGGGGCTTTTCTTCTTCGCCCTCCAGTTTTTTGCGCCGGACGCAGGGCTTTTCTTCCTGGCGGATGGTGCCAAAGAGCAAGATGGCCGCCTTCGAGCCGCCCTGAACTTTCTTGGTGATCAGGGCCTCGGGGCGGATCGGAGCAGCGGCCTGGGGTCGTTCGAGGTGCGCAGCGAGGAGGAATTCGAGCCTTTCGCAGCGGCCGGGAAGGGGTGGGTCACCCTGTCTCTCTACAACCCTGATCCCAGCGAGGATCTCCAGGGCTTGACCGCGAAAACCGCCTACGGGTTGACCACGCGTTCGGGCTGGATCCATCAGTCCACCCTCGGCAGGCCTCCGATCCGGGCGTTTACCGAGGGCTCCTATTTTTCCCTCAGGCCTGAAGGACGAATCGTGCCGATGCTGGATCAGACACTGATAACTGAGTTGAGTCAAACCTTGAACCTTCGGATCGGGCACTCGGCCCCGCGGGATTTCAGAGCCTTTGCGGTTCCGTGCGCCGAACCGCCCGAACTCATGGAGGCTGCATCATGA
- a CDS encoding CRISPR-associated RAMP protein, Csm3 family has product MSDATQFEFKTRLFVSGTITALTGLHIGGNSSEMAIGGADQIVVRDPLTNHPYIPGSSLRGKMRSLFERMRGEMTVKLDKSEKREVTRLEELGPHLASGAKLKSAGPASDSGQASAKLFGVPIDRQPKEGAFIPQRLVVRDAMLLNADLLEEARNTDMPLTEVKTEVAIDRITSQANPRQIERVPAGAAFGFSFVLNLYGKDSEQEYLGWLFECMQLLQDDYLGGHGSRGYGRVQFDVASVTAKTARHYRENLEPEALEVQVPEALRRP; this is encoded by the coding sequence ATGAGCGACGCCACCCAGTTCGAATTCAAGACCCGGCTCTTCGTTTCCGGTACGATCACGGCCCTCACCGGGCTGCACATCGGCGGAAACTCGAGCGAAATGGCCATCGGCGGCGCGGATCAGATCGTCGTCCGCGACCCGTTGACGAACCACCCTTATATCCCCGGCTCCTCGCTGCGGGGGAAGATGCGCAGCTTATTCGAGCGGATGCGCGGGGAGATGACCGTCAAACTCGACAAGAGCGAGAAGCGGGAGGTCACCCGCCTGGAAGAACTCGGTCCGCATCTCGCCTCGGGGGCCAAGCTGAAATCGGCCGGACCCGCCTCCGATTCCGGGCAGGCGTCCGCAAAACTCTTCGGCGTCCCCATCGACCGTCAGCCGAAGGAGGGCGCATTCATCCCCCAGCGCCTGGTGGTGCGTGATGCCATGCTGTTGAATGCGGATCTGCTCGAGGAGGCGCGCAACACCGACATGCCGCTTACCGAGGTCAAGACCGAAGTGGCCATCGACCGGATCACGAGCCAGGCAAACCCGCGGCAGATCGAACGCGTCCCGGCGGGCGCGGCCTTCGGTTTCAGCTTCGTCCTCAACCTTTACGGGAAGGACTCGGAGCAGGAGTACCTGGGGTGGCTCTTCGAGTGCATGCAGCTTCTCCAGGACGATTACCTCGGCGGCCATGGGAGCCGGGGCTACGGCCGGGTGCAGTTCGATGTCGCGTCGGTGACGGCCAAGACGGCCCGCCACTACCGCGAGAACCTCGAACCCGAGGCGCTGGAGGTCCAGGTGCCGGAGGCGCTCAGGCGCCCGTAG
- a CDS encoding CRISPR-associated protein Csm2 family — translation MSACEFEKEIDAIIVQGDPKTLVRVAEQIAGRMTPKRRDGRVDEGSSVTTSQIRNIYGTCKTIQMKLKKDNIAEMFGRLVLLKPKMAYADGRVNKGSSQDRAKVPGFKTLVECLSHAIDLADGREERMKRFFDFFEAILAYHKAEGGK, via the coding sequence ATGAGTGCCTGTGAGTTCGAGAAAGAGATCGATGCCATCATCGTTCAAGGCGACCCGAAGACGCTCGTCCGGGTGGCCGAGCAGATCGCCGGCCGGATGACCCCCAAGCGCCGGGACGGCCGGGTGGATGAGGGGTCTTCAGTCACGACGTCCCAGATCCGGAACATCTATGGGACCTGTAAGACCATCCAGATGAAGCTCAAGAAGGACAACATCGCAGAGATGTTCGGCCGCCTGGTGCTGCTCAAACCCAAAATGGCCTATGCCGACGGCAGGGTCAACAAGGGGTCTTCTCAAGACCGGGCCAAGGTGCCTGGTTTCAAGACGCTTGTCGAATGCCTTTCCCATGCCATCGATCTTGCCGACGGCCGCGAGGAAAGGATGAAGCGCTTTTTCGATTTTTTTGAGGCGATTCTCGCATACCACAAGGCGGAGGGAGGGAAATAA
- a CDS encoding hypothetical protein (Evidence 5 : Unknown function), giving the protein MQDEKEVLIVLAALLHDTGKLFERGPVSDLGDAHKDNDYLSMCREDGKGHHTHLHSAYTRAFCDWLEDKFSCLKASAHKDWKIWCAAHHRNDESGLEATVVRIADRLSSSEREEGQYYVRKVHQRTLLEPVLERVFLGRNEKTFTILRYPLRRLSADRDGLFPLSASDLNLKEGKAPGGGVQRPSEWAHLLSEQPMEAEYRALGEALLADMEALSEQRPEIPLLHLLETLFMLLERYTANVPAATNVRHPDISLFDHLRTTAAIAQALMLEHAGRGAPRQGIQTKDDPKWLLVCGDFSGIQRFIYNLTNKGAAKGLRGRSFYVQYFCRLAADFILRELGMTRAGLLYNSGGKFYLLIPARLEESLRSARAKVNRWLLEAFEGEVFLGLGTANVTGAQFSQGRMQEAWDEAARSLERDRRTRFREHLSPEFFAPRTDFNPVRSCEVCGTRNIAPDKTRCDACNTLQDLGKALKTAEALLTIWGDPDCVTGVAKRLGVMDSAVVFFDGFGAGLIVLTDEQFSSLKRLEAFDGECAFLNQTGERPLAALSLPPCSLGAFYLGRWGAEHGGFPDFEDFADQSQGLRRLGVLRMDVDNLGAVFIEGLRFPERSPVTVDGEVKDGWGDVVLDKETGAAARKPMASISRMVTLSRQLNHFFSGYVPRLLEEEPFRQCRVVYAGGDDLFIIGSWHQLPDLAQRIHDDFQVFCCGNPDLSISGGITMQRGKFPIYKGALMAGKAEEKAKTVRSSWAEDRDPLHKDGFCFLDVAVPWEDLAGAREIGSWLEADIAPPGGKPGDRGLLSFLMRTAEVNRGLVRRLMLRRSLKEPEAWRIIAYEAWRWRTAYQLKRRYGKDQDGMITRWAEKLFPTEQKGAGPVLPVYTWLELPLRWADYLHRKGDKS; this is encoded by the coding sequence ATGCAGGATGAAAAAGAAGTATTGATCGTCCTTGCGGCCCTGCTCCACGATACAGGGAAGCTGTTCGAAAGGGGTCCGGTGTCGGACCTGGGGGACGCGCACAAGGACAACGACTACCTCTCCATGTGCAGGGAGGACGGCAAGGGCCATCACACACATCTGCACTCGGCCTACACGCGGGCCTTCTGCGACTGGCTGGAGGACAAATTCTCATGTCTCAAGGCCTCCGCGCATAAGGACTGGAAGATCTGGTGCGCCGCCCACCATCGCAACGACGAAAGCGGGCTGGAAGCGACCGTTGTCCGGATCGCCGACCGGCTTTCGTCGAGCGAGAGGGAGGAGGGGCAGTACTATGTCCGGAAGGTCCACCAGCGGACCCTTCTCGAGCCGGTGCTGGAGCGCGTCTTTCTGGGGCGGAACGAGAAGACCTTCACGATCCTGCGCTATCCGTTGAGGCGCCTTAGCGCGGACCGGGACGGACTTTTCCCGCTGAGCGCCTCCGATCTGAACCTCAAGGAGGGCAAAGCGCCGGGGGGAGGCGTGCAGCGGCCCTCGGAATGGGCCCACCTCCTGTCGGAGCAGCCGATGGAGGCGGAGTACCGCGCGCTTGGGGAGGCTCTGCTCGCGGATATGGAAGCCCTCTCGGAGCAACGCCCCGAGATCCCGTTGCTCCATCTGCTCGAGACCCTTTTCATGCTGCTCGAGCGCTACACAGCGAACGTGCCGGCGGCGACCAATGTGCGCCATCCGGACATCAGCCTCTTCGACCATCTCCGCACTACGGCGGCCATCGCCCAGGCCCTGATGCTCGAGCATGCCGGACGCGGGGCGCCGCGCCAGGGAATCCAAACCAAAGACGATCCGAAATGGCTCCTCGTGTGCGGCGATTTCTCGGGGATCCAGCGCTTCATCTACAACCTGACGAACAAGGGGGCCGCAAAGGGGCTCCGCGGCCGGTCGTTTTACGTCCAGTATTTCTGCCGCCTGGCGGCCGATTTTATCCTTCGGGAGCTCGGCATGACCAGGGCCGGTCTCCTCTACAATTCCGGGGGGAAGTTCTACCTGCTGATCCCTGCCCGCCTCGAGGAGTCCCTCCGCTCCGCGCGCGCAAAGGTGAACCGCTGGCTTCTCGAGGCCTTCGAAGGAGAGGTTTTCCTGGGCCTCGGCACGGCCAACGTCACCGGCGCCCAGTTCAGCCAGGGGCGGATGCAGGAGGCCTGGGACGAAGCCGCCCGGTCTTTGGAGCGCGACCGCCGGACCCGCTTCCGTGAGCACCTGTCCCCGGAGTTCTTCGCTCCCCGGACCGATTTCAACCCGGTCCGGAGCTGCGAGGTCTGCGGGACCCGGAACATTGCGCCGGACAAGACGCGCTGCGATGCCTGCAATACGCTTCAGGATCTCGGAAAGGCGCTGAAGACCGCCGAGGCCCTCCTCACGATCTGGGGTGATCCGGACTGTGTGACGGGGGTTGCCAAACGGCTCGGGGTTATGGACAGCGCCGTGGTTTTTTTCGACGGTTTCGGTGCGGGGCTGATCGTTCTCACCGATGAGCAGTTTTCCTCGCTCAAACGGCTGGAGGCATTCGACGGCGAATGCGCTTTCCTGAATCAGACCGGCGAGAGGCCTTTGGCTGCCCTGAGCCTTCCTCCCTGCAGCCTGGGCGCGTTCTACCTGGGGAGGTGGGGCGCGGAGCATGGCGGGTTCCCGGACTTCGAGGACTTCGCCGATCAATCCCAAGGCCTCAGGCGGCTCGGCGTCCTGCGTATGGACGTCGATAACTTGGGCGCCGTCTTCATCGAGGGCCTTCGATTTCCGGAGCGCTCGCCTGTAACGGTGGACGGGGAGGTCAAAGACGGCTGGGGGGATGTCGTCCTGGACAAGGAGACCGGAGCGGCCGCCCGCAAGCCCATGGCCTCCATTTCGCGGATGGTCACCCTCTCACGGCAGTTGAATCACTTTTTCTCCGGGTACGTGCCGCGTCTGCTCGAGGAGGAGCCGTTCAGGCAGTGCCGCGTCGTCTACGCAGGCGGCGACGATCTCTTCATCATCGGGTCCTGGCACCAGCTGCCGGATCTGGCCCAGCGGATCCACGACGATTTCCAGGTCTTCTGCTGCGGGAACCCGGACCTCTCCATCTCGGGCGGAATCACGATGCAGCGCGGGAAGTTCCCCATCTACAAGGGGGCCCTCATGGCCGGCAAGGCGGAAGAAAAGGCCAAGACGGTCCGGAGTTCCTGGGCTGAGGACCGCGACCCTCTCCACAAGGACGGATTCTGCTTCCTTGACGTGGCCGTTCCGTGGGAAGACTTAGCCGGCGCCCGTGAGATCGGGTCCTGGCTGGAGGCGGACATCGCCCCTCCCGGCGGGAAGCCCGGGGACAGAGGCCTTCTTTCCTTTCTCATGCGCACGGCCGAGGTCAACCGCGGACTCGTCCGGAGGTTGATGCTGCGCCGCAGCCTGAAGGAGCCCGAGGCCTGGCGCATAATCGCCTACGAAGCATGGAGATGGCGCACCGCCTACCAGTTGAAGCGCCGCTATGGGAAGGATCAAGACGGCATGATCACCCGCTGGGCCGAGAAGCTTTTCCCCACTGAACAAAAAGGCGCCGGGCCGGTCCTGCCTGTTTACACCTGGCTGGAACTGCCCCTGCGTTGGGCTGATTATTTGCATCGGAAAGGAGATAAATCATGA